DNA sequence from the Streptomyces sp. NBC_01497 genome:
CGAGCGTTCCGTCCATCGCCTCCGTGAGCCCCCGGGACAGGGCGAGGCCGAGCCCGACGCCCGTGCGGTTGTCCGTGTCGCCGAGTCGCTGGAACGCCTCGAAGGCCCGTTCGCGGTCCTCGGCGGGCAGGCCTGGGCCCCGGTCGATCACCCGGAGCTCGACCCGGCCGACGTGGGTGCTCGCGTTGAGTACGACCGTGGCGCCGCGCGGGGTGAACCGCGCCGCGTTCCCGACGAGGTTCGCGACGACCCGCTCCAGCAGCGGCGGGTCGGCGATGACGGGGGGTGCGTCTTCGAGGCCGCGCGTCTCGACGCGGGGCGATCCCGTCGGCAGCGAGTCCAGCGCCGGTGCCACGACCTCCTCGAACAGGGTGGCCCGCAGGTGCGGCACGAGCGCGCCGGCCTGCAGGCGGCTCATGTCGAGGAGGTTCTCCACGAGCCTGCTGAGTTTCGCCATCGACTCGTCGGCGGTGGCGAGCAGTTCCTCCCGGTCCTCGGCGGAGAAGTCGACGTCGCGGCTGCGCAGGGAGCTGACGGCCGCCCAGCCGCCGGCGAGCGGGGTGCGCAGGTCGTGGCTGACGGCAGTGAGCAGCGCGGTGCGCATCCGGTCGGCGGCCCGTACCGGCTCGACCTCGGCGGCGGCCTCGGCGAGCCGGGCGCGCTCGATCGCGGCGGCGACATGCGCGGCGAAGGCAGCGAGCACGCGGCTCTCGGTGGCGGGCAGGGTGCGTCCACGCAGCACCAGGTAGCGGTCGTCCCCGACCGGGACGCGCACCGCGGTGCCGTCGTCGTCGGGTCCCTTGACGAGAGCGGCGCTCTCCATGCCGAACGTCTCCCTGGCGCGCTCCAGCAGGTCGGGCACGGCCTGGTCGCCGCGGACGATGTCACCGGCGAGCGACGAGAGGGTCTCCGCCTCGGCGGTGGCTCTGGCGGCCCTGCGGGTCAGGCGCAGGGACCGGTCGACGACGGCGGCCACGGTCCAGGCGACGACCACGAACACGGCGAGCGCCAGGATGTTGTTCGTACTCATCACGGTGAACCGGCCACGGGGCACGATGAAGAAGTAGTTGAGCAGCAGCGACGCGGTCACCGAGGCGACGACGGCGGAGGCCACGCCGCCCACGCACGCCACCGCCACCACCGTCAGCAGGAACAGCAGCGCCTCGCTCGTGAGGTTGAGCCTGCCGCCGGTGTGGGCGAGCAGGAACGTCAGCCCCACCGGCAGGACGAGCCCCGCGACGGGTCCCGCGACCAGCCGCCCCGTGGGCAGGGTGCGCCGCCGTGAGGGCAGCAGCCGTCCACCGCCCGCCCGTTCGTGGGCGACGATGTGGACGTCGATGTGCCCGGACATGGCGGCGATGGTCTCGCCGATGCCCTTGCCGGTCAGGAAGCGTTCGAGCCGGCCGCGCCTGCTGGTCCCGAGGACGAGCTGGGTGGCGTTCTGGGCGTGTGCGAACTCGGCGAGCGCGCAGGGCACGTCGTCGCCGACGAGCGTGTGGGAGCTGCCGCCCAGGCTCTCCACCAGGTGCCGCTGCTCGGCGAGCGCCACCGCCGAGGTGCCGCCGCTCAGCCCGTCGCTGCGGGCCACGTGCGCGGCCAGCAGGTCGCCGCCCGCGCTCCTGGCCGCGATCCTGGCCGCGCGGCGGATGAGCGTCGCGCCCTCGGGGCCGCCGGTGAGGGCGACGACGACCCGCTCCCTGGTCTCCCAGACACCCCCTATGCCGTGTTCGGTCCGGTAGCGCTGGAGGGCTTCGTCGACCCGGTCGGCGGTCCACATCATGGCGAGTTCGCGCAGGGCGGTCAGGTTGCCGACGCGGAAGTAGTCGGCGAGGGCCGCGTTGATGTTCTCCGGCCCGTAGACGTCTCCGTGGGCGAGCCTGCGCCGCAGCGCCTCGGGCGGCATGTCGACGAGTTCGATCTGCTGGGCCCTGCGGACCACCTCGTCGGGGACGGTCTCGCGCTGCGGCACCTTGGTGATCTTCTCGACCACGTCGTTGAGGGACTCCAGGTGCTGGATGTTGACCGTCGTGACGACGTCGATGCCGGCCGCGAGGAGTTCCCCCACGTCCTGCCAGCGCTTGGTGTTGCGGCCGCCGGGGACGTTGGTGTGGGCGAGTTCGTCCACGAGGGCGACACCCGGAGAGCGGGCGAGGACCGCGTCGAGGTCCATCTCCTGGTGCGCGCCGCCCCCGTAGGAGCGTGGTGCGCGCGGCAGCACCTCAAGACCGGCAAGCCGCTCCTCGGTACGGGGGCGGCGGTGGCACTCGGCGAGTGCGACGACGACGTCGGTGCCGCGGGCCTGCCTCCGCCTGCCCTCGTCCAGCATCCGGTACGTCTTGCCGACGCCGGGCGCGGCTCCGAGGAAGACCTTCAGCCGCCCCGCCCGCGCGCTCTCAGCGTTCACCCGTCACTCCGTTCCCGGCCGAAGGCCGACAGGTGACCCCGGCACCGCGTGTCCGACCGTAGATCGTGGCGGGCGGCGGGGCGTGGACCGCGCCGCTACCGTTACGCCGCCTTGACGCCGAGCGGCCCGCGGGGCCCGGGGAACGGCTCCGCGGACGAGGCCGGGCGCCGGGCGCACGCCCTGCGGTCGTACGATCCCCGATGCGCCCGGACCGGGCCGATCCGAGAACGGAGTCCCCGATGCACGACCGCCTCGCCCGTGACCTGGACCGGCTGCCCGACCTGCTGGAAGCCGTGGCCGAGCAGGCCTGGGGCCTGCTCGGCGACGTGGCGGCACGGCCCGTGGCCGGCCGCGGCGCGCCGCCGACCGAACGCCCGCTGCCCGACGCGGGCGACGGCGCGGAGCGGGCCCTCGCGGAGTTCGCGGAGCGGTGGCTGCCACTGTTCTCGGCGAGCGCGGGCCCCCGCTACCTCGGGTTCGTCACCGGCGGCGCCACTCCGGCGGCGCTGGCGGGCGACTGGCTGGCCGCCGCCGTGGACCACAACACGATGTCCTCCCTCGACGGCGCGGGCCATCTGCTGGAGCGGGCGACGGTCGCCTGGCTGCGGGACCTGTTCGGCCTGCCGACGGCGCACGAGGGTGCTTTCGTCAGCGGGGCCACCATGTCGAACACGGTCGGTCTCGCCGTCGCCCGCGAGTGGCTCGGCGAGCAGCGGGGTGTCCTGGTCGCGCAGGAGGGCGTGGCCGCGCTCGGGCCCGTCCGGGTCCTGTCCGCCACACCGCACTCCAGTGTGTCCAAGGCCCTGTCGGTGCTGGGGTTCGGGCGGGCGGCGCTGCGGACGGTGCCGACGCTGCCGGGGCGGGAGGCCGTGGACCCGGCCGCGCTGGAGCGCGCGCTCGCCGCGTCGGACGATCCGTGCGTGGTGGTGGCGAACGCCGGGACGGTCAACACCGCGGACTTCGACGACCTGCGCGCGGTGGCGGCGCTCAAGGAGCGGCACCGTTTCTGGCTGCACGTGGACGGCGCGTTCGGTGGCTTCGCGTCGCTCTCGCCCCGGTTCGCCGCGCTGACGGCGGGCCTGGATGCGGCGGACTCGGTCTGCGTCGACCTGCACAAGTGGCTGAACGTGCCGTACGACAGCGCGGTGCAGTTCACCCGGCGCCGGGATCTTCAGGCGCGGGTGTTCCAGAACGCGGCCGCCTATCTGGGCCCGCTCGGTGACACCCCGGACTTCTCGCACCTGACCCCGGAGAACTCCCGCCGGCTGCGGGCCCTCCCGGCCTGGTTCACACTGCGCGCGTACGGCCGGGAGGGCTATCGGGAGATCGTGGAGCGGTGCGCGGACAGCGCGGCGGCACTCGGCGCGGCCGTCGAGGCGCTGCCGGGGCTGCGACTGCTCGCCCCGGTGCGGCTGAACGTGGTGTGTTTCACGCTCACCGAGGATCCGACGGCACGCCGCCTCGCGGAGCTCGCGGAGGCGCTCTCCCCGGACGCGTTCGTCACCCCGACCGTGCTGGACGGTGTGCCCGCTCTGCGGGCCGCCTTCAGCAACTGGCGTACGACGGCGGCCGACGTACGCCACATCGCCGACGCGCTGGCCCGGCTGGTGTGACGTCGTCGGCGTCCCGCCCGGGCCCGACGACGGCACACCGCGGCGGCGCGTTCAGTCGGAGTCGGGCGAGGCGACCGTGTCCTTCACGAACTCCGTCGTGAAGGTCTTTTCCATGTCGACGTCCACGTCCCGCAGGTTCGGGTCGAACGTGGACAGGACGCGCTCGACGGTCATGGGGCCGTCGGGCGGCATCACACCGTCCGTGGTGAACATCGGCAGGGTGTTCTTGATGGACTGCGCGTACAGCTTCGCACCGCCGCCCTGCTGGTAGTCCGCCGGCATCTTGGCGGCGATCGCCTCCGGAGTGTGCGAGGACATCCAGCGCAGGGTCCGCACGAACGCGCGGGCCAGCCTGCGCACGGTGTCCTTGTGGCCGTTGACCCAGGCGGTGTTCATGTAGAGGCTCGACGACGGGTAGAGACCGCCGAGCGCGGCCCGGGAGCCGTCGGGGGTGCGCATGTCGACGAGGACCGATCCGGCCTTCTTCTGCAGGAGGGTGGAGACGGTCGGCTCGGTCGTCATCCCGCCCTGGATGGAGCCCTGCTGGAGCGCGGAGATGAACGTCTGGCCGGCGCCGACCGCGACCGGGGTGAAATCGCTCGTCTTCAGACCCTCGTGCACGGCGAGGTACTTGGTCAGGAAGTCCGTCGACGAGCCGAGCCCGGTGACGCCCAGCTTCTTGCCCTTGAAGTCCTCGGGACCCTTCACCCCGGCGGCGGCCTTGTTCGAGACGACCTCCACCTCGCCCGGTGCCTGCGCCAGCTGCACCACCGACTCGACGTGCTTGCCCTTGGCCTGGAGGTCGAGGGTGTGGTCGTAGAAACCGACGGTGCCCTGGACGTCGCCGGAGACCAGCGCCGTCTCGGCCTGCACTCCCGCCGACTCCGTCAGCAACTGGACGTCGACGCCCTCGGCCTTGAAGTAGCCGAGCCGCTGCGTGAGCATCGCGGGCAGATAGATGACCTTGTCCAGGCCACCCACCATGATCTTGACCTTGCCGCCGCCACCCGCGGAGTCCGCCCCGCCGGACGAGTCGTCGGCGCACGCGGAGAGGGCGGTGAGGGCGAGTACGCCGGTGACGGCGACGGCGGCCCTGGCCGCGCGGCCGGTGGGGATCAGGGAACTGCGCATGGGGGGTCACGTCCTTGTGAAGTGCGAAGTCTGAAGTGTGCGGCCCTCGAATGGGGGGTCTGTGAGGATCACGCGGGAGGTGTGCGGCGGGGGTGTGCGGGTGTGGCGGAATCGTCCCGGCCCACCACCGCTCCGGCCGCTGTGCTCAGCGCCCGTCGCCCGCGACCGGGGCCTTCCAGCGGAACAACCGCCGCTCCAGGAAGGTCAGCAGCCCCTCGGCAAGCAACGCGACGACCGCGAGGATGACCATCGCCGCGTACACACCCGCCGCGTTGAAGCTGCCCTGGGCGGCCGACACCAGCAGGCCGAGCCCCTTGGTCGCCCCGATGTACTCGCCGACGATCGCGCCGATCAGCGCGAACCCGAAACTGACGTGCAGGCTGGTGAAGATCCACGAAGTGGCCGAGGGGATGACGACCTGGTACGTGACCTGCCGGTTGCTCGCACCGAGGATCCGCGCACCGTCGACGAGCCGCCGGTCCACCTCCCGGGCGCCCTGGAAGGCGTTGAAGAACACCGGGAAGAAGACGAGTACGACCGCGGAGGCGACCTTCGAGGCCGGTCCGAGGCCGAACCAGATCAGGAAGATCGGCGCGAGCACGATCCGCGGCAGCGCGTTGAGGACCTTGATGTACGGTCCGAGCACATCGGCGAGGAACCGGACCCGGCCGAGCGCGATGCCGAGCACCACGCCGCCGAACACTCCGGCGAGCCAGCCGAGCAGCGCCTCGTACAGCGTGTACCAGACCTGCTGCGCCAGGGAACCCTGCGCGGTGCCCTCGGTGATCCACGTCCAGATCTGCGACCAGATCCTCGACGGCATCGAGAAGTTGAACGGATCGATGATCCCGGCGCGGGCGAAGGCCTCCCACAGTGAGACGACGGCGACCAGCACCAGGACCCGGGTGCCCTGCACCAGCCAGGAGCGGCGGCGTGCGGCGCGGGCCCTGGCACGCGTGCGGCGGTCCGCCGGGACGGCCGCACCCTTCGCGAGGACGGCCTCCGCACGCGGTGTGTCAGGCGGCATGTCCCGCTCCCCTCTCACGCGTGATGCGGACCTCTTCGCCGAGCGAGGCCCAGATCTCCCGGTAGATGTCGGTGAACTCCCTTTCGAGCCTGACGGCTTCGACCCGGCGGGGGCGCGGCAGTCCGATCTCGAAGACCTCCTTGACGGTGGCGGGGCCCGCCGTCATCACGACCACCTTGTCGGCGAGGGCGATGGACTCCTCCAGGTCGTGGGTGACGAAGACGACGGACGCGCCGGTGCCCGACCACAACTGAAGGAGTTCGTCCGACATCAGCGCGCGGGTCTGTACGTCGAGGGCGGAGAACGGCTCGTCCATCAGGAGGATCTCCGGGTCGCACACGAGGGTCGCCGCGAGCGCCACGCGCTTGCGCTGGCCGCCGGAGAGCTGGTGCGGATAGCGGTCCTCGAACGCGCCGAGGCCGACGCGGTCCAGCCACTGCCGGGCCCGGTCCCGCGCCTCCGCCTTCGCCACGCCCCGAAAGCGCGGCCCGGCCATCACGTTCGACAGGGCGGTGCGCCAGGGGAACACCGCGTCCTGCTGGAAGACGAAACCGACCTCGGCCGCGATGCCCGTCACCGGTTCACCGCCGATCAGCACCTCGCCCTCGGTGGGTTCCTCCAGTCCGCTGACCAGGGTCAGCGTGGTCGACTTCCCACAGCCCGTGGGGCCGACCACGGCGACGAACTCGCCGCGGCCGACGGTCAGGTCAAGGTCGCGTACGGCGGTGTGCGGCTCACCCGAGGGGGTGCTGAACACCTTGCTGGCCGCCCGCAGTTCGATGGCGGGGCTCGTCCGACTGTTCATGGCGGCGACGCTAGGGGGCGGGGGTTGCGCCCGGGAGTCTTGAGCGCACAACCAGCGTTGTGCGCACAACTCGGCGTTCTGCGCGTTCTGCTCACCGCCCGCCCGGGAAAACCGGGACCGGGGCTGGGCAGGGCCCCCGGCTACGGTCTACGGTGCGGCGACGCGGGCGGGCGGCCGCCCCGACGGCGACGACGCCGGCACGACGGACGGAGGGTTCGCATGCGCGTGCGCTGGCCCCGCCGGGTCTTCGCCCAGGTGCTGCTGGTGCAGCTGGCCACCACCACCGGTGTGCTCATGCTGGTCACCGCTCTGTTCCTGGCGCCGCTGAGCAGCCAGCTGGACGACGGGTCGATGCGGCAGGCCCTGTCCATCGCCCAGACGACGGCCGCCGACCCGGCGCTCACGCGCGAACTGGTCACCACGCGCCCGAGCCCGGGCGGCCCGGTACAGGCGGAGGCGGACCGGATCAGGCGCTCCACCGGCGCCCTGTACATCGTCGTGATGGACCGGCGCGGTGTCCGCTGGTCGCACACGGACACCGACCGGATCGGTGAGCGCGTGTCCACCGACCCCAGCGGCGCGCTCGCCGGGCGGGACGTCATGGACATCGAGCGCGGCACGCTCGGCCTCTCGGCCCGCGGCAAGGCGCCGCTGCGCGACGCGCACGGCCGGGTCGTCGGGGCGGTGTCGGTCGGGATGGCGTACGACAGTGTGCGGGGCCGGCTGATGAGCGCGCTGCGCGGACTGCTCCTGTACGCGGGGGCCGCCCTGGCGGCAGGCGCGCTGGCCGCGTACGCCGTGTCGCGACGGCTGCAACGCCGCACGCACGGGCTGGCGTTCGCGGACATCTCGGCGCTGCTGGACGAGCGTGAGGCCATGCTGCACGGCATCCGCGAGGGGGTGGTGGCGCTGGACGGGCACGGCAGGGTGCGGCTCGTCAACGACGAGGCGCAGCGGCTGCTCGGGATCGGCCCCGACACGGCCGGCCGGGGCCTCGACGAGGTACTGCCGCCGGGCCGTACCGCCGACGTGCTGACGGGCCGGGTCGGCGGTGCGGACCTGCTGACGGTGTCCGGCGAGCGGGTGCTGGTCGCCAACCGGATGCCGGTAGGGGACGGCGGGGCCGTCGCCACCCTGCGGGACCGCACCGAACTGGAGCTGCTGGGAAGGGAGCTGGACAGCACGCACGGCCTGCTCGACGCGCTGCGGGCCCAGGACCACGAGCACGCCAACCGGCTGCACACCCTGCTCGGGCTGCTGGAGCTCGGGCTGTACGAGGAGGCGGCGCAGTTCGTGGCCGACGTGTCCCGGGCGCACCGGGCGTCGGCGGAACAGGTCGCGGAGCGGGTGCGCGACCCGCTGCTCGCGGCGCTGCTGGTGGGCAAGTCCGCGGTCGCGGCGGAGCGCGGCGCCGTCCTGCGGATCGCCGCGGGCACCCGCCTCCGGGAGCGGGTGGTGGACCCGCGCGATCTGGTCACCGTGCTGGGCAACCTGATCGACAACGCGCTGGACGTGGCGCGGACGGTGGAGGTGGAGATGCGGGCGGAAAGCGGGGGAAGGACGGCCCTGGTGCGGGTGAGCGACGACGGGCCCGGGGTGCCGCCCGCGCTGCGCGAAGCGATCTTCGCGGAGGGCTGGACGACGAAGCGCTCCCCCGCGCACCGGGGGCGCGGGCTCGGCCTCGCGCTGGTGCGGCGGCTCGCCGAGCGGTACGGCGGGATGGCCCGCGTCACGGCACGTGCGGGCGGCGGCGCGGTCTTCACGGTGGTGCTGCCGGAGGCGCTCCTACCGGAGGCGCCCGGATCGGACGCGCGGGGTGCGCGGGAGCTCGTACCGGACGCGGTAGCGGACGGGCGAGGCGGGGACGTGCGGGAGCCGCGGTATCCGGAGGGAACAGGAGCACCGCGCACGCGTGACGGAACGACCACCGGTCGCGCCGCTTGTTCCGGCCCGGCCGATTCCGCTCCCGCCGGCCGGGAGGCTCGGCGGTGATCGACGTACTGGTCGTGGACGACGACTTCCGGGTGGCGGAGATCAACGCCGCCTATGTGGGCCGGGTGCCGGGCTTCCGCGTCGCCGCCCGCGCGCACACCGCGGCGCAGGCTCTGCTGACGCTGGAGCGGAACCGGATCGACCTGGTGCTGCTGGACCACTACCTGCCCGACGAGCCGGGCCTCGCACTGATCCGCCGGATGCGGCAGGCGGGGCACCACGCCGACGTCATCATGGTCACGGCGGCGCGCGACGTGGCGACGGTGAGCGCCGCGATGCGGCACGGCGCCCTGCAGTACCTGGTGAAACCGTTCAGCTTCAGCGGGCTGCGGGCCAAGCTGGAGAACTACGCGGCGCTGAACCGGACGCTGAACGCCGTGGGCGGGCACGGCGGCGAAGCGGGCCAGGAGCAGGTGGACCGGATCTTCGGGGCCCTTCGGCCGCCGCAGGGGCCGGCCTCGGCGCTGCCCAAGGGGCACTCGGCGCCCACCGCCGACCTCGTACGGCGGGTCCTGACAGGAGCGCCCGCGCCGCTGTCGGCCCACGAGGTGGCGGAGCGCGCGGGGATCAGCCGTTCGACGGCGCAGCGCTATCTCAAGGTCCTGGAGCGCGCTGGCCGGGTCGTCCTGACACTGCGTTACGGCGACACGGGCCGCCCGGAGCACCGCTACGGCTGGGCGCCGCGGGACTGAGTCCGGGCACCCTCCGCCGTGGCGGGGCGGGGCTCACCGCGCCGGGGGCGCGCCGTGGTCCAGGGCCCGGTTCAGGTTGATCGCCGCGCTGATCAGCGCGAGGTGGGTGAACGCCTGCGGGAAGTTGCCCAGATGCTCCCCGCTGAGCCCGATCTGCTCCGCGTACAGGCCGACGTGGCTGGAGTACGTGAACATCTTCTCCAGGGCCAGCCGCGCCTCCTCCAGCTGCCCCGAGCGGGTCAGGGCCTCCACCCACCAGAACGAGCAGATGGAGAAGGTGCCCTCGGTGCCCTCCAGTCCGTCGGGCGCCTGCCCGGGGTCGTAGCGGAAGACCAGGCTGTCCACCACCAGCCGCTCCCTGATGGCCTCGATCAGGCCGAGGAAGCGCGGGTCCGTGGGGGCGACGAACTTGACCATCGGCATCAGCAGCAGCGACGCGTCGAGGACCGGCGCGGCCGGGACGGGGGTGTCCTCCGCGATCGTCCGGGTGAAGGTGCCGGCGCCCTCGTGCCATCCGCGGTCCATGATCTGGTGGTAGATGCTGTCGCGCGCGGAGATCCAGCGGCCCAGGTCGCCGGGCAGGCCCCGCTGCCTGGCCATTCTGACCATGCGTTCCATGGCGACCCAGGACATCAGCCGCGAGTAGGTGTGGTTCACACGGCCCGCCCTGGTCTCCCAGATGCCCGCGTCGGGGGTGTCCCAGTGGTCGATGAGCCATTCCAGGATGGTGCACAGGTCGCTCCACGCCTCATGCGAGATGCCGGCCCCGTACTTGTTGAACAGGTAGACGGAGTCGATGAGTTCGCCGTAGATGTCGAGTTGTACCTGACCCGATGCGGCGTTGCCGACCCGGATGGGCGCCGAGCCCAGGTAACCCTCCCAGTGATCCAGCACCTCCTCGGGGAGGTCCGCGTGCCCGTCGATGGAGTACATGACGCGCAGGGGACCGCCCTCCAGATTTCCGCAGGCGCTCCGGAGCATGCGGGTCAGCCAGCCGACGAACGCGTCGGCTTCGTCCGTGAAGCCGAGGCGCAGGAGCGCGTAGAGGGAGAACGCGGCGTCCCTGACCCACACGTAACGGTAGTCCCAGTTGCGCGGGCCGCCGATGCGCTCGGGCAGGCCGAGCGTCGGCGCGGCGACGATGGCCCCGGTCGGTTCGTGGGTGAGGAGCTTGAGGGTGAGGGCGGAGCGGTGCACCATCTCCCGCCAACGCCCCGTGTACATGGACTGCTTGAGCCACCCGCGCCAGAAATGCACGGTCTGCTCGAAGAGTTCGTGGACGACGGACGGCTCGGGGCAGGGTACGGGGTCCCGTCCCGCGTCGGACGCGGGCCCGGGCTCCAGCACGAACAGCGCCGTCCCGCCCTTCTCCAGGGTGAAATCGGCGGTGACGTCGACGCCGTCCACGCCGAGCGGCACCGTCGAGCGCAGCGCCAGAGAAAGCGCGTTGCCGGTGAAGCGCACCCCCTCCGGGTAGCGCTCGACACGGTGCCTCTCCCGCCCGTAGTCGAAGCGCGGGGCGACCCGCACGGCGAGATCGACCGAGCCGCGCACATTCACCACCCGCCGGGTCAGGCGCTGTACGTGGTCCGGATCGTGCGCGCGCACGATCGGCATGAAGTCGTGGATCTCGACGATGCCGGTGTCCGTGTGCATGCGGGTGATCAGGATGTTGGTGTCGGGGAAGTAGAACTGCCGGCGCCTGATGTGGCCGGCGGAGACCGCGGTGATCTCCCAGTGACCCCCGCGTCGCGCGTCGAGGAGCGAGCCGAAGACGCTCGGTGAGTCGAACCGCGGTGCGCAGAACCAGTCGATACATCCACCGGTCGTGACCAGGGCGGCCGTCCGCAGATCCCCGATCAGGCCGTGCTCACTGATCCGCGGGTAGCCGGGTGCCGCCGGTTCCCCGTCGGCACCCGCCTGCCCGAGGGGCCCCCGGTCTGTCGGCTCCATCTTTCGGAGTCTGCCCCAGTTCACGGCGGCACGCATCCGCTGCGGTGGCGGCGAGCGGCCCGACGTGGAGCGGATAGGGCCGTCCCTCCCACGCCGGTCGGGTACGGCCGTCCCCGGGCTGGAGAGCCGGGCCCCGCCCCCCGCGGGGCCCCGCCCCGTCCGGTGGCCGGGTCAGCCGGCGGCCCCCGGCGCCGCCGCGTCCGTGACCGTCCCGGCGGCCACCGCGGGGTCGGCGAGGGCGGACAGGACCGCCGCGGCGAGCGCCGTGCGCTCTGTCATGCCGTCGAGGCTGATGTACTCGTCCCGGGCGTGGGCGCCCGCGCCGACCGCACCGAAACCGTCGAGCACGGGCACGCCGAGCGCCGCGACGAAGTTGCCGTCACTGGCACCGCCGACGGCGCACTCGCGCAGGGTGAGACCCAGCGCTGCGGCGTGGTCGCGGGCGAGCGAGAACAGCCGGGCGTTGCCGGGCGTGCGGGACATGACGGGCCTGTTCCATCCGCCGCTCGTCTCCAGCCGGGCCCGGGCGTCGTGCGGACGCAGCGCGGCGAGCGCCCGGTCGATCCGGTCGGCCTCCGCGTCGTCCGACACGCGTACGTCGAGGTGGGCGACGGCCTGGCCCGCCGACACGTTGGCCCGGGTACCGCCCGTGACGATGCCCACGTTGACGGTGGTCCCGGCGTCGGCATCGCTCAGCGCGTGCAGGGACAGCACCGCTCGGGCGATCTCATCGACGGCGCTGACGCCCTTGGCGGGGTCGAGCCCGGCGTGTGCCTCCACGCCGGTCGCCGTGACCTGGAAGAGGCCGACGCCCTTGCGCGCGGTCTTGATGGCGCCGTCCGCCGACGCCTCGAAGACGAGGGCGGCCGGCACGCCCGCGGCGGCCGCCTCGATCACGGGGCGGGAGCCGGGGCTGCCGAGTTCCTCGTCCCCGTTGAGCACGAGCCGCAGGGGCGGACGCGGCAGGCCGAACGCGTCGAGTGCCCGCACCGCCCACAGGACCTGTACGAGGCCCGCCTTCATGTCGAAGACGCCGGGGCCCGTGGCCCGGTCACCGTCGACGGCGAACGGGCGCTCCGCGACGGTACCGCGGCTCCACACCGTGTCGTAGTGGCACAGCAGGAGGATCGGCGCGGCATCCTCGCCCGAGGGCGCGCCCTCGCCGGTCCTGGCGCCGGGCCAGTCCAGGACGAGGGTGTCGCCGTACGCGCCGCCGTCGGCGCGGTGCCGGGCGCTCGGAGTGCCGAGCACCTGCTCCAGCCACTGTTCGAGACCCGGCAGGGCCGCGTCCAGGCAGGCCTTGTCGTCGCTCGGGGTCTCGGTGTCGACGTAACGGGACAGTTCACCGAGCATGTCGGCGCGGTGCCCGGCGACCCAGGCGGTGATCTCCTCGGGCGCGACGGGCCGGGCGGGGGCCGTGGTGGGGGTGGGGGCCGTGGGGCGGGGTGTGGTGTTCAACGGTCACTTCCGGGTGTGGCGTGGCGGTACAGGTCTTCGAGGTTCTTCTCGTCCATGCGGCGCTCCCCCGACTCGACCTCGGCGAGCATCGTGAGCAGGCGGCTGAGTACCGGTACCGGGGTACCGAGGCGCTCCGCCGTCTCCCGGACGGGCCGGTAATGGTGGTGGACCTCCACCGGACGGTGGCGCACGGCGATGTCGCGCCAGATGCCGCTGCGGTCCTTGGCCTGCCCGGCGAGCCAGCCGACCAGGGTGTCGGTGGCCGCCTCCCGCTCGGCGGGCGGGACGCCGGGGAGATAGGGGGCGGGATCGAACGCGTCGAAGGCCTCAAGGCTCAGTCCGGCCGCCGTCGCGACGCCTTCGACCTCGGCCGCGAGCGCGTACATGAGGGGCCGGTGGGTGTCGATGATCCGTGCCATCGGGGCGTCCACCAGCGCCGTCGCGGTGAGCATCGCGCCGAAGGCGAGCTTGGACCAGAGGTAGCCCTCGACGTTGCCCGTCGCACGAGCGGGGCCCCAGGCCCCGAGGTCGCGGACGAGCGTGTGGACGCGCTCGCTCGGTGTGCCGTCGAGTTCGCCGACGACGA
Encoded proteins:
- a CDS encoding ABC transporter substrate-binding protein, whose translation is MRSSLIPTGRAARAAVAVTGVLALTALSACADDSSGGADSAGGGGKVKIMVGGLDKVIYLPAMLTQRLGYFKAEGVDVQLLTESAGVQAETALVSGDVQGTVGFYDHTLDLQAKGKHVESVVQLAQAPGEVEVVSNKAAAGVKGPEDFKGKKLGVTGLGSSTDFLTKYLAVHEGLKTSDFTPVAVGAGQTFISALQQGSIQGGMTTEPTVSTLLQKKAGSVLVDMRTPDGSRAALGGLYPSSSLYMNTAWVNGHKDTVRRLARAFVRTLRWMSSHTPEAIAAKMPADYQQGGGAKLYAQSIKNTLPMFTTDGVMPPDGPMTVERVLSTFDPNLRDVDVDMEKTFTTEFVKDTVASPDSD
- a CDS encoding ABC transporter permease, whose amino-acid sequence is MPPDTPRAEAVLAKGAAVPADRRTRARARAARRRSWLVQGTRVLVLVAVVSLWEAFARAGIIDPFNFSMPSRIWSQIWTWITEGTAQGSLAQQVWYTLYEALLGWLAGVFGGVVLGIALGRVRFLADVLGPYIKVLNALPRIVLAPIFLIWFGLGPASKVASAVVLVFFPVFFNAFQGAREVDRRLVDGARILGASNRQVTYQVVIPSATSWIFTSLHVSFGFALIGAIVGEYIGATKGLGLLVSAAQGSFNAAGVYAAMVILAVVALLAEGLLTFLERRLFRWKAPVAGDGR
- a CDS encoding ABC transporter ATP-binding protein: MNSRTSPAIELRAASKVFSTPSGEPHTAVRDLDLTVGRGEFVAVVGPTGCGKSTTLTLVSGLEEPTEGEVLIGGEPVTGIAAEVGFVFQQDAVFPWRTALSNVMAGPRFRGVAKAEARDRARQWLDRVGLGAFEDRYPHQLSGGQRKRVALAATLVCDPEILLMDEPFSALDVQTRALMSDELLQLWSGTGASVVFVTHDLEESIALADKVVVMTAGPATVKEVFEIGLPRPRRVEAVRLEREFTDIYREIWASLGEEVRITRERGAGHAA
- a CDS encoding pyridoxal phosphate-dependent decarboxylase family protein; the protein is MHDRLARDLDRLPDLLEAVAEQAWGLLGDVAARPVAGRGAPPTERPLPDAGDGAERALAEFAERWLPLFSASAGPRYLGFVTGGATPAALAGDWLAAAVDHNTMSSLDGAGHLLERATVAWLRDLFGLPTAHEGAFVSGATMSNTVGLAVAREWLGEQRGVLVAQEGVAALGPVRVLSATPHSSVSKALSVLGFGRAALRTVPTLPGREAVDPAALERALAASDDPCVVVANAGTVNTADFDDLRAVAALKERHRFWLHVDGAFGGFASLSPRFAALTAGLDAADSVCVDLHKWLNVPYDSAVQFTRRRDLQARVFQNAAAYLGPLGDTPDFSHLTPENSRRLRALPAWFTLRAYGREGYREIVERCADSAAALGAAVEALPGLRLLAPVRLNVVCFTLTEDPTARRLAELAEALSPDAFVTPTVLDGVPALRAAFSNWRTTAADVRHIADALARLV
- a CDS encoding sensor histidine kinase, producing MNAESARAGRLKVFLGAAPGVGKTYRMLDEGRRRQARGTDVVVALAECHRRPRTEERLAGLEVLPRAPRSYGGGAHQEMDLDAVLARSPGVALVDELAHTNVPGGRNTKRWQDVGELLAAGIDVVTTVNIQHLESLNDVVEKITKVPQRETVPDEVVRRAQQIELVDMPPEALRRRLAHGDVYGPENINAALADYFRVGNLTALRELAMMWTADRVDEALQRYRTEHGIGGVWETRERVVVALTGGPEGATLIRRAARIAARSAGGDLLAAHVARSDGLSGGTSAVALAEQRHLVESLGGSSHTLVGDDVPCALAEFAHAQNATQLVLGTSRRGRLERFLTGKGIGETIAAMSGHIDVHIVAHERAGGGRLLPSRRRTLPTGRLVAGPVAGLVLPVGLTFLLAHTGGRLNLTSEALLFLLTVVAVACVGGVASAVVASVTASLLLNYFFIVPRGRFTVMSTNNILALAVFVVVAWTVAAVVDRSLRLTRRAARATAEAETLSSLAGDIVRGDQAVPDLLERARETFGMESAALVKGPDDDGTAVRVPVGDDRYLVLRGRTLPATESRVLAAFAAHVAAAIERARLAEAAAEVEPVRAADRMRTALLTAVSHDLRTPLAGGWAAVSSLRSRDVDFSAEDREELLATADESMAKLSRLVENLLDMSRLQAGALVPHLRATLFEEVVAPALDSLPTGSPRVETRGLEDAPPVIADPPLLERVVANLVGNAARFTPRGATVVLNASTHVGRVELRVIDRGPGLPAEDRERAFEAFQRLGDTDNRTGVGLGLALSRGLTEAMDGTLAPEDTPGGGLTMVLSLPSGEPVGTASPALPVEQEPVEG